GTTGATATTCGGGAACAAGGTTCCGGCTCTACGGGGGCGACGAATGTGCTTAGAACACTGGGGAAAGGCCCTGCACTGCTGGTTTTACTCATTGATGCTCTCAAAGGAGTCGCTGCGATCGCTCTGGTTCATGGTTACTACGCCTTGGTACAGACGCCCGTCTTGCCTGCAACCTGGAGACCTTGGTTAGTGGCCGCCTCCGCCTTCGCGGCCTTATTGGGTCACAGTAAATCAATTTGGATTAACTTCACGGGGGGCAAATCGGTCGCTACAGGTTTAGGGGTCTTACTCGCCATGTCTTGGTCTGTAGGATTAGGAGCTTTAGGGGTCTTTGCTATGGTGTTGGCACTGTTCCGCATGGTTTCCCTCGGTTCAATTACAGCCGCGATCGCAGTTCCAATCCTGATGATTCTCTTCTGTGCCCCACTTTCCTACCAACTGTTTGCGAGTGCGGCTGCCTTGTACGTCGTCGTCAGGCATCGTAGCAATATTCAGCGTATTCTTGCCGGTACCGAACCTCAAATTGGGCAACCCCTGCCGACAGAGGTGCAAAGCAATTAACCTCTTCGTGGAAGCCCTACGTCAAACTACCGTTTGGTGATCGGAGAAGTCATAGCCATACATAGACATAATGTCAGACACAGAGACGTTGTTACAGAATGTATTCGATACTATCTCCACTGGCATTTTTGTGGTAAAGGTCGAGACGCTTGACAGCAGCGCAGCAGAAAGCATAACCTTCCGGTTTGTCACAGCCAACCCAGCTTATGTCAAGATGCTGTCGTTACCCCCGAATGCCTTAGTCGGGTTATCCCCTCATGATTGTTTTCCTCCAGACATCGCTGACCGCTTTTATGCGAACTACAGCCGCTGTTTAGAGCAACGCCAACCCATTAGTTATCAAGAATCCTTGGAGGTGGATAGTGAGCGTTGCAGGTTAATCACCACGCTGTCACCGATGTTTGAAGCCGATGGGCGAATTTCGCAAATCATCGGTTCGTCCCAGGTTCTTATTACTGAGTGCCAACAAACTGAAGAAGCTTTATTTCAAGAAAAAGAATTACTATCTACCCTGATTAAAAATGCCCCGATTGGGATTATTTCAACGGATGAATCAGGAGAAATTTTATTAGTTAATCCAGCCTTTGAGAAAATTTGTGGTTATGCGGTGGAAGAACTCGTCGGTCAAAGACCTCCTTACCCTTACTGGGATTTAGCCAACCTCGATCAGATTTATCAAGAATTTGATCAGGCCATGTCCGGCAAGAAGGAATATATTGAACTCTGGTTTGCCCGAAAAAATGGCGAGAGGTTTTTGGCTCGGCTACAGCCGATTACCATCTTCGATGAACAGGGAAATATACTCCGTCATCTAGCCACAATGGAGGATATTACGAAGTATAAGCAAGCAGAAGAGGAACTGTACAAAGCTCTGGAAACGGAAAGAGAACTCAACGAACTTAAATCTCGTTTCGTGGCGATGGTTTCCCATGAGTACCGCACTCCACTCACGACTATCTTATCGTCAGCCGAGTTACTCGAACGTTATATTGATCAATTTACACAAGAGAAAAGACGTCAGCACTACACTCGCATTCAATCTGCTGTCCATCTTCTGACCCAGCTTGTGAATGATGTACTCACGATTAGCAAAATCGAAGCGGGAAAACAGGCGTTTAACCCTTCTCCCTTAGATTTAGTAAAATTCTGCCGCGAACTGGTGGAAGAGTTTCAACTGACGATAGGGAGCCTGCACACTCTGCTCTTTACGAGTCACGGTAACGCTCCGTCTGAAGCACAAGGTTCCATGATGGCTAAGGCTGACATGGACGAAAAATTGCTGCGATATATTATCAGTAATTTGCTCTCGAATGCGATCAAATATTCCCCGGAGGGCACGACAGTCCGGTTTGACCTGTCTGTTGACCCACACCAAGCCATATTGAGCATCCAAGACGCAGGGATCGGGATTCCTTTAGAAGACCAACCGCACCTGTTTGAGTCGTTTTACCGGGGCACCAATGTCGGCGCTCTATCCGGAACAGGATTGGGGCTAGCCATTGTTAAAAGTTCTGTGGACTTACAGGGGGGAAAAATCGCCGTGAGCAGTGATGTCGGGGTGGGTACTACCGTTACCGTGACGTTGCCATTGAACTATCCGCGAACAGGCGAGAGCGATTACCGAAGGGACACTGCCGAGGGCGTTAACTCCAAGGGCTAGCACGAAGCGATCGCGATTTTTCTATCATTGAAACTTAAACTGCTACTGCGAAACTTAAGGTTACAAGGGCGTAGTAGCTCTCAAACCTACTGACCCAGTTGTCGAGAACGTTCTTTCGCGGCTAGAACGGCTTGAATCAAGGCAGAACGGAAACCCGCACGTTCCAACTCAGCAATCCCCGCAATAGTAGTCCCACCAGGACTAGTCACTTGGTCTTTGAGTTGAGCAGGGTGCAATTGAGATTGTTGCAACAAATTAGCTGTTCCTAAGACGGTGGAGAGAGCCAACTTAGACGCGATCGCTCTAGGTAACCCAGCCGCAACCCCTCCATCGGCGAGGGCTTCCACCATCACGGCCACATAAGCCGGTCCCGATCCCGATAAGGCGGTTACGGCATCCATCAACGATTCCGGTACCTCCACTACGTCGCCCACCGATTCAAAGATAGCGATCGCTTGTTCCATCTGGCTCTTACTAACCGCTTTTCCCGGTGAGAGCGCCGTGATTCCTGCCCCTACTGTTGCAGGGGTATTGGGCATCGCCCGAATAACTGGCTGATGCCCAAATGCTGCTTCTAGCTTACTTAAAGACACACCCGCTAAAATCGAAATCACTATCGGCAGGGGCTTTCCCTCCGGACGCTGAGAATCCCCCCCTGCCAGCTCTATCGCTACCGTCTCAAAAACCTGGGGTTTAACTGCCAACAACAATACATCCGAGACCGCCCCTGCGACTCGGTTATTCGATGTCACATTGACACCGTACTTTTTCGCCAACAACTCCTGTTGATGGACTTGTGGCTCACTGACTAGGACATCCTCAGGGCGATAAAACTGTTGAGCAATCAGGCGGGATAAGAGAGCTTCTCCCATTACCCCACCACCGACTATGCCAAGTTTGATTGCCACCCCAGCCCCTCTCTTAACAGAATTTTAGATTTTGGATTTTGGATTCTAGAGCGAGTCTAAAATCCCACAATTCCGTAATTGTTATTGAGCCATGCGCTCCTGTTCAGACGCCCAAGCAGGCGCAGGAGCCGCTGGACGGTTAGGACGCATCTGCGGCGAAGTCACTTCGTGAACCACACCAGATTGCGTACTGACCTGAACACAACTCGGTGTAAATAAGAATATACTTTCGCCAATTCGCTCTTGATGACCATCAATGGCGTAAGTGCCACCGGCAACGAAATCTACGGCGCGTTGCGCTTGATCGGGGTCCATAATGGTCAGATTTAAAACCACCGACTTACGCTCTCGCAGGGCTTGAATCACCTGGGGCATTTCTTCAAACGAACGCGGCTCGATCACCGCAACTTCCGAAATCCCATTGACAGCTCCAGGCATCCCAATCACGTTATTCATTGAAGTTGATCCCATTCCTGCTTCTGATACTACACTGGTGCGCTCCCGGACGCGACGACGCGCTGTACGGTCTTCTTCCGGGGGAGGCGCGGGTTGAACTGGCTGTTCTTGCTGATAGAGATTTTGGTAGGCATCCCCATCATCTTCATACTCGTACTCGTATTCCACTGGCTCGTTGAGACCCACAAAATCTCGGAGCTTGGTAAAGATGTTGTTCATTGTTCACTCTCCATCACAACTTTAAGTTTGACGCTAAAAATCTGACTAGCGGTTATTTGGGAGGCAGCCGTCTCTAATAGATTAGATACTTGTTTAGAGCGAAAAGAACAGAAGATAGCTTTTATATAGTCTGCCCCCTGATAATTCTCACACCTGACAAGCCTCTCAAAATAAACCAAAAGTATACATCAGCCTCCTAAAAGCAGGTAGTCGTACAAAACCCCACAAGACATACCAATCAATTTTAAGGGTGACAATATGCATCAGAGTTGTGTTGGCAATATATTAGCTCATAGCTTGACCCATAGATCGAGGGGGGCATATATGTCAGGTTAAGCCATGCGTTCACCAAAGATAATTCGTCCCAACCGCACTTGGGTAGCACCCGCTTGCACGGCCAGAAGGTAATCATCTGACATTCCCATCGATAGCTCCTGCATGTGAAGATTCGACCAGTTTTGCTGGCCAATCTTGAGAGCCAGTTCACGGGTACGATCAAAGACCTGTAGACTTTCCTCTGGAGATAATCCCAGTGGCAGAATCGTCATTAACCCGCGAATTTGTAACGCCGTGCACTGATCGAGTTCAGGTAAATCTGCTAACAGCTCAGGTATGCTCCAACCGAATTTGTCTGGATCAGGCACAACTTTGACTTGGAGGCAAACATTTGGCTTTAATGACAGTTCAGTCGCTAATCGATTCAGTCGCTGGGCTAACTTGAGATTGTCACAAGAATGAATCCACTGAAATTGCTCTAAGGCTTTTTTTGCTTTGTTGCTTTGTAGATGACCGATAAGATGCCAGTTGAGGTCTGGCAAATCTTTCAATTGAGCTATTTTGGCTTCCGCTTCTTGAAGGCGGCTTTCAGCAAAATCCCGCACACCAGCTAAGTAAGCCTCGCGCATGGCGTCCACTGGAACTTGTTTCGTGACAGCAATTAGCCGGACACCTGCCGGCAGTTGATCGCGCACAGTGGCAATACGTTCTGCAATGGAACCAGTCATTCGCTTTGAGAGTTGAGATGCGGATAACTCAATTATCCTCCTAGAACATGCCAGAGGCTGGGGGATGTCGGATTGTCGTTTGTAGAATTATGGTTCCATCCCTGAATTTCAAGCTAAAGCCAAAGGATAGTGGGTCACAGAAAGGTTTGTTTATGGATAAGCTGAAGCTTCTCAATATCGGCTGAGGAGCCGATGCGACGAAGTTGGCGGAGGCGATTTTCCACTAACAGGCGAGCATCGGAACGGCTAATGGGTTCAAAGGTCAGCCCTTCGGAAGATGTGGTTACCAAAAAGAATAAGCGTTGGGCATAGAGAGTGGTGAATAATTCCTGGTTCTCTTCAACCATGCAAACTCGATAAAGCAGGCCAAACGTTGGGTGATTCAGGTAAGTTTCGGTGCTCATTAACATCCAAACTAAAAATACCCATCCCTAGTTGGGGGATTGGGAAGAGTCACATAGAGAACAGGCGTACTGACTCCGATGAAAGCTATGCCGATGATAGCTTGATTCGGGGTGGACGGAGAGGCAAGATTTGCCTTGTTAAGAAGATTAGGGTAATTGAGAAGTGCAGAGTCCGATGAAACCTATGCTGATAATCGCTTGATTCGGGATTGACCGAAAATAATGGGATACAAGCCCCGCCCTTCTAGGGCGGCTTTTATTTCTCTAGACACCTGTGATAAAACGCGCTTACGATAGTTCAAGAGTATTATAGTAAGGAGGTGAGGAAGTGTTTAATCTAGTCTACGAGTTTAAACTTAAGCCTAAAGCAGCACAGGTAGCCATCCTTGAAGACTGGCTAGAGCAGTGCCGACGTGTTTACAACTATGCACTTGCCGAGCGTAAGGATTGGTTCAAGTCTCGCAGCTGTCCTATAAATGCTTGCTCCCTCCAGTCCGAATACATCATTCCCGCAGACACCAAAAGACCCACCTACGCCAGCCAGTGCAAAGGGCTAACCGAAGCTAGAGCTAAGATACCTGCACTAAACGCCGTTCAAGTTCACGTTCTACAGCAAACGCTGAAGCGTCTTGAGCAGGCGTTTGTCAGTATGTGGGAGCAAGGGCATGGCTTTCCTCGGTTCAGGAAGGCGGGAACGATGCGATCGTTTGTGTTTCCACAGATGGGCGTTAATCCTATCAAAGGAGGCGCTATCAAGCTACCGAAGATTGGTTGGGTTAAGTTCCGGCAATCCAGGGAAATCCCCGATGGTGCAACCTTAAAGCAAGTCCGGATAGTGCGACGGGCTAGCGGATGGTATACCATGCTCACCTTGCAATGGGACGTAAACGTTCCTGATGTAATGCCGCATGGCGAGGCGATTGGGATTGATGTCGGTATTAGTCATTTTGCTGCGGTTTCTAACGGTAAGTTGTTCCCTAATCCACGACCTTTTAAGAAGCTCGAACGCAAGCTTAAATTGCTGCAACGCCAGTGTTCTAGAAAGGTTAAGGGTTCAATCAACCGTCGATTAGCACAAGTCAAAGTCAGTAAACTGCACGAACGAATTGCCAACACTCGGAAAAACTACTACTGGTTATTAGCTCACAATCTCTGCGATTGGGCAGGGATGATATTTGTGGAAGACTTAAACCTCAAAGGTCTAGCGCGTGGCTTTTTAGGGAAGCACTGTTTAGATGCGGGATGGGGTCAGTTCTTCCAAGTATTAGAGCAGTGTTGCCGTAAACGCGGGGTGTTTTTCCTGAAGGTGGATAGCAAGAAGACGAGTCAGATATGCCCAAATTGCCTTGTAGAGACAGGAAAGAAAGAGCTATCTGAGCGAGTTCATTCGTGCGAATATTGCGGCTATACAACACATAGAGATGTTGCAGCCGCTCAAGTAGTTCTCGTTAGGGGACTTGCAGCCGTGGGACACACGGTCAAGATGCTTTGTGAGGGTAAATTCATTGGAATCCCCGTGACGAAAGAATCCCCGTCCTTCTAGGACGGGCGAGTGTCAAACAGAGCCAGTCATAGGGTCGATATGGCTTGAATGCTGGACTGAGCCGTCTCTCAGGTCGCCTCCTAGTGGGCAGGGCGGGTGCATCCCGTTTTTGTAAAAATACGGTCTGTGGGGGAGCATTTAGATATAACTCTCCTCACCCTTCTTTAAATTTACCCATTCGGGGGGTTCCGGACAGGGGTGAGAACTTGCTTGAACTCTCTTCGGAGGGCTTCCCGACGACTCAGTTAAAAGTTTAAAATCTTGAGAGCGGCGATCTGAGCCTGAGCTTTGTGCAGGGACTCATACCATTCTTTTTCTGGGTCACTATCGGCAACAATACCGGCTCCAACTTGACCCGAAACGATTTTAAGGGATTTATCCTCCACATTTAAGGCACTATCCGGATTTCTCACTAAAAGAGTGCGAATCAAAATATTCAAGTCCAGGTTACCGCGTTGATCCATATATCCACAGGAGCCATAGAACAGGCTACGACGGACGGGTTCAAGTTCTTCAATAATTTCCATCGCACGGACTTTGGGACAGCCGGTGATTGTCCCACCGGGAAATAAGGCGCGAATTAGGTCAACCGCATCACGGTCGCTACGCAGGGTACCCGTAATATTGCTAACCAGGTGCATAACGTGACTGTAGCGCTCAATGGTGAACAATTCGTTCACGGCTACCGATCCCCACTCACACACCCGCCCTAGGTCATTGCGCTCTAAATCGACGAGCATGATATGTTCCGCTCGTTCTTTGGCATTCGCTATTAGCTCTTGTGCCAACTGCTGGTCAAGATCGGGTGTTGCTCCGCGCGATCGCGTCCCGGCAATCGGTCGTGTTTGAGCCTGCCGTCCCTGTAGTTCTACAAGTCTTTCCGGAGAGCAGCTAATCACATCACCCCAAGGCGTTTGCCAATAACTAGCAAAGGGAGAAGGATTAATTTGCTGTAAGGCGCAATAAATAGCCCAGCTATTAGCTGTTGTAGCTACCTCAAACCTTAAAGAAAGATTGGCCTGAAAAATATCACCAGCTTGAATGTACTTTTTGGCTTGGATGACAGCGGCTTCAAAGTCCGTTTGAGAGCTAAGGAATGAAAAGGTTGAAGATTGAAGGTTGAACGTTGGAAGGTTATGAGCTTGCTCTAGCTGTTGTTGTAATAGGTCGAGTTCGGCTTCATTTGTAGCAGCTAACCACAAGGTTTGTTGAGTGTGATCCAGCACAGCAAACGCAACGGGTTCATACCAAAAAGCAACGGGAAACGTTAGGGGATCAGGTTTTAATCGAGGTAGCTGCTCAATTTCCCAGGCCAGATCGTAGCCCAGCCAACCGAGCCAACCCCCAGTAAACGGCAGGTGAGGAGGTAGAAGCGAATTTTCGGGTTCTGTGCTCATGTCTCCCTTGCTTTGAGAGCAAGGCAAATGACGCAGGAACGGTAGGATTTCGCCAACAGGTGGAGTCCACATTTGGGCGCATCCCTGCTGGATACGGGGCATTCCTGCACAGATAGAGTATCGAGCTAACTGGGGTTGATCGACAGGGGTAGGGTAGGGGCTTTCAAGAAGGGTGGCAATTTTACCGTTATGGCGAAATAGACGGTCAAATACCTGAGAACCGGTGCGATGTTCTAGGGGTAGCGATCGCCAATACCAGGGCTGCAAGTCATGCATCTGGGACATTCACTTGGGAAAGAGGGACTGGGGACTATGGATGAGAGCGTCGGTCAACTCTTCGAGCTATCGGTGGAAAACAAGGCCAAAGGAAGGTCAGAAGATAAATCATGTTCTCTTCACCCTTGACTCCATCCTACTGAGCTCCCTCATCTACTCGTTATACGTGGGGCTTCTTGCGATTCCAGCTAAATCTCTCCACCCCAAACGACTCGTAATCCCCAGAACACCACTAAGCTAAGCAGAGCCAACCAATCGCCCCAGCGTAGACGTAGCTGGTGCCACTGTACCCGATGCTCATTGGGACTGGTAAATCCCCGCACCAGCATGGCGCTGGCAATTTGCTCAGCTCGTAATAAAAGATTTTCCAGCAGTCGTTCTGCTACCAGTAACCACACTTGCAGGCTTTTGCGGATACCCAATTTTTTCCAATTGATGGCACGGGTATATACAGAACGAACCAAATTCTGCACTTCTTCAAGTACTAGGGGAATGAAGCGCAAAGAAAGGGTTAATGTCAGGGTAATTTCCGTTACGGGTACCCCCATCCGTCGCAAAGGTCGCATCAAGCTTTCTAAACCCGCCGTAATTTCTTCAGGTGCCGTTGTGAGCAGGAACAGGGTACTGCTGTAGATGACGGTAAAAAGTAGTGTGCTGACGCGAATCGCCAGGTCTAAAGAGCGGCGAGTTACGGTAAAAGGGCCAGCCTTCCCAAGCACGTAGTGGTAGTCAGTCGGTTGGGGAAAGGTGAGGGAGCTTGGGGGGAGTCGTGGCTGACTCTCAATGGAATAGCCGTCGGGAGCGAGCGCCGTTACGATCAGCACAAAAAACGCCAGCATCAGTAGCCAACCCATTTGCTGACGCCACACGCGTAACGGAATCGCTGCCGAGAGGGTGAGCAAAATTAACAGCGCCACCAGCGCCACACGCCAGTAGGGATTGGCTAACAGAGGAGCCACGAGAAAGCTCATCAGCCAGATAAACTTCACCCTGGAGTCCAGGTGATGGAGCCAGGTAACGGGTTGTTCTAGGTACAGCCCCAGGGGTAGCGATCGCAGTAAATCCATTTGGCTCTATACCCGTGTGGCGCGGTTGGCATTGCTCTGGATATTATTCCCAACCTCACGGACTTTCTTACCCCGCCACAGCAAGCGGATTGGTGTCCCTGTAAAGCCCAAATGTTCACGAAACTGACGCTCGATGTAGCGGCGGTAGTTGTCGTTAAATCGCTTAGGCTCGTTGACAAACAAAGCAATCGTGGGTGGCTGACTGGCGACCTGGGTGCCATAGTAAATTTTGCCCTGCCGCCCTTGGCGAGAGGTGGGGGGAGAGTGCCAGCTTACGGCTTCTTCTAGCACTTCATTAATCACCGAAGTGGTCACACGACGACGATGTCCCTCAGCGGCGGTGTCTACTAAATCCAAAATCTTTTCCACCCGCTGTCCAGTCTGAGCACTGACAAAAATGATCTCGGCCCAATCCACAAAACTCAGGCGGTCTTTAACCAGTTTTTCCTGTTCGTAGATTGTGTGGGAATCTTTTTCAACGGCATCCCATTTGTTCACCACAATCACAGCGGCACGTCCTTCTTCCGCAATTCGCCCTGCTAGTTTTTGGTCTTGCTCAGTCACTCCATCCAGGGCATCAATGACCATTAACACCACATCGGAGCGGCGAATGGCTTTAAACGCACGATTAATCCCAAAGAATTCTGGGCCATACTCCACATTCTTCTTTTTGCGAATTCCCGCCGTATCAATCAGGCGATAGGTTTTGCTTTCACCCTCCTTCTCTGGCTTACCCGGTCGTTCTACGACCATATCAATCGCATCGCGGGTGGTGCCAGAAATAGGGCTAACGATCGCACGATTTTCCCCAGTGAAGGCGTTCAATAAGCTGGACTTGCCCACGTTCGGGCGTCCGACAATGGCAACTTTAATCTCAGAGGTTTCTGACGGTATCTCTACCGGTTCCAGGTGCATAATCAGCTCATCGAGCAGTTCTCCAAGACCATTGCCATGAATCCCGGAGACAGGGAAAGGTTCGCCTAATCCTAATTCCCAAAACTGAGAGGATTGGATAATGCCCTGCTGTGGTGATTCGCATTTGTTCACGGCCAGGAAAAAAGGCACGGATTGTTGGCGCAACCATTCCGCGATCGTTTCATCTGCGGGTGTCGGCCCCTCCTGACCATCCACGACGAATATGGCTGCACTCGATTCAGCCAGCGCCGCCATGGCCTGTTCTCGGATCAGGGGTAAGAATTCGGTGTCATCATCAAAGACTAAGCCACCCGTATCGACAACCAAGAACTCGCGATCTTGCCAGAAGCCGGGGCGATACGTGCGATCGCGCGTTACCCCAGGTTCATCATGCACAATCGCATCGGTCACGCCTGCCAAACGATTGACCAGGGTTGATTTGCCCACATTGGGGCGTCCTATCACAGCAACAATTGGCAGAGCCATAACCGCATTCCTTGAGCAAGCAGAACAAAAATCCAGACACAAATTTTGTGCCGGTACGCTCTCATTGTAGCTAGCGGTTGCCGCAAACTTTATCGCTGCCGGGGCGAGAAGACCGAATCAAGGATGAAGGATGAAATTACCCCAATTCCGGAATTCGTTCCCCTGCGCTATCCCCTACTGCTCCACTTAGGGATGAGGGATGAATGGGGATTAACTTTTAAACGGTTCTCCAATTAATAAATAAGATTCATTTTCTTGTTGAACAACCTGCTGCTTCCAAATCATTTTTTCCGAAGAGTCTTCAAACAGAAGAAGCAATCTTTGGGTGGATTTATTTTCAGTTGGTTCACTCATGGCATAGATATTGATGTAGTCAGGTCTTAAAGAATTTTTTGACCGAGCAATTCCTTTAATATCAAAGCTAGATTTTTGGTCTTCTAAAATTTCTAAAAGAGTAGATTCAATCCCAATTAATTCCGGAAAAGCTAAAGTTACTTCTCGACCAACCACCACATCCAACGGATAATCAGAGAAATTTTTGACATCTGGAGAAGCCTCCAAAATAATAAAATTTTTATCCACTATTACATGCTCAATTTCATGTAATGCTAGGAGCTTTATCAGCATCGGACTCAATGAAGAATCCGATTTTTGGGTCTCTTTCGACAGTGGTTTAAGACGATAGCCCAAACTATGAACGGTTTGAATAACATTTTCAGCCCCTGCATCTTTGAGTTTACGTCGCAATCCTTTAATATGAGCTCTTACGGCACTTTCACTTGGAATTGAATCAAAAGACCAAAGACGATCCATAATAAAAGATGGACTTAATACCCGTTTCGGGTAATCAAAGAATAGTTTCAAAAGTTCATACTCTTTGGGATACAATCGCAGGGTGTTTCCTTGATAGCTGACTTCACAAGCTTCAGGATCTAAGCGTAAATCCCCCCACTTATACATCGGTGTGTGTCTCAATAAAGTGTAAGTTAGCGTGAGCTAATAGAAGTAGATAGTTTTGGAGAAAGTTGTTGTTCTCTGTTCTATCGTTATGCCAAAGCTCATAAACCTGGCAGATATTTTTAAGAAAACCAACCTATCTGTCTATCGGATTTTTGGATTTGGCTGCGAATACTTGAATCCATGTTGAACTTTAGAATAAACCTCCCGTTACACTTGCGTCTTCCTAACTGGCTGGTTACACCCTCAGGATTGGGCGAATTTTTACAAAATTATCATATACCTAGTGTAATGTGGCTATCACTTGAGAAAACAACTATATAGATCACCCTCAGATCCGACATTCCATACCTTCGGCTGGAATAATGGGTTGTTCGGGAATTGGGAATTAATCACTTTTAATATATTGACAACTTGACACTCCTCGGCCTCAAGGTAGGAGGATTCTTGGCTCAACCAGTCGGCTTTCTCAATGATTTCACAACCCTTGAGTAGCGGTTGTTCTGTCCCCAAGCGTTCATTTCCCTGTTTGATTTGTTACAGGTAGCGTTGAAGAAC
This portion of the Microcoleus sp. AS-A8 genome encodes:
- the plsY gene encoding glycerol-3-phosphate 1-O-acyltransferase PlsY, with the protein product MAIELSVSGLLFIAAYLLGSIPTGYLAGRLLKGVDIREQGSGSTGATNVLRTLGKGPALLVLLIDALKGVAAIALVHGYYALVQTPVLPATWRPWLVAASAFAALLGHSKSIWINFTGGKSVATGLGVLLAMSWSVGLGALGVFAMVLALFRMVSLGSITAAIAVPILMILFCAPLSYQLFASAAALYVVVRHRSNIQRILAGTEPQIGQPLPTEVQSN
- a CDS encoding PAS domain S-box protein, producing the protein MSDTETLLQNVFDTISTGIFVVKVETLDSSAAESITFRFVTANPAYVKMLSLPPNALVGLSPHDCFPPDIADRFYANYSRCLEQRQPISYQESLEVDSERCRLITTLSPMFEADGRISQIIGSSQVLITECQQTEEALFQEKELLSTLIKNAPIGIISTDESGEILLVNPAFEKICGYAVEELVGQRPPYPYWDLANLDQIYQEFDQAMSGKKEYIELWFARKNGERFLARLQPITIFDEQGNILRHLATMEDITKYKQAEEELYKALETERELNELKSRFVAMVSHEYRTPLTTILSSAELLERYIDQFTQEKRRQHYTRIQSAVHLLTQLVNDVLTISKIEAGKQAFNPSPLDLVKFCRELVEEFQLTIGSLHTLLFTSHGNAPSEAQGSMMAKADMDEKLLRYIISNLLSNAIKYSPEGTTVRFDLSVDPHQAILSIQDAGIGIPLEDQPHLFESFYRGTNVGALSGTGLGLAIVKSSVDLQGGKIAVSSDVGVGTTVTVTLPLNYPRTGESDYRRDTAEGVNSKG
- the proC gene encoding pyrroline-5-carboxylate reductase, with protein sequence MAIKLGIVGGGVMGEALLSRLIAQQFYRPEDVLVSEPQVHQQELLAKKYGVNVTSNNRVAGAVSDVLLLAVKPQVFETVAIELAGGDSQRPEGKPLPIVISILAGVSLSKLEAAFGHQPVIRAMPNTPATVGAGITALSPGKAVSKSQMEQAIAIFESVGDVVEVPESLMDAVTALSGSGPAYVAVMVEALADGGVAAGLPRAIASKLALSTVLGTANLLQQSQLHPAQLKDQVTSPGGTTIAGIAELERAGFRSALIQAVLAAKERSRQLGQ
- a CDS encoding cell division protein SepF — protein: MNNIFTKLRDFVGLNEPVEYEYEYEDDGDAYQNLYQQEQPVQPAPPPEEDRTARRRVRERTSVVSEAGMGSTSMNNVIGMPGAVNGISEVAVIEPRSFEEMPQVIQALRERKSVVLNLTIMDPDQAQRAVDFVAGGTYAIDGHQERIGESIFLFTPSCVQVSTQSGVVHEVTSPQMRPNRPAAPAPAWASEQERMAQ
- a CDS encoding YggS family pyridoxal phosphate-dependent enzyme yields the protein MTGSIAERIATVRDQLPAGVRLIAVTKQVPVDAMREAYLAGVRDFAESRLQEAEAKIAQLKDLPDLNWHLIGHLQSNKAKKALEQFQWIHSCDNLKLAQRLNRLATELSLKPNVCLQVKVVPDPDKFGWSIPELLADLPELDQCTALQIRGLMTILPLGLSPEESLQVFDRTRELALKIGQQNWSNLHMQELSMGMSDDYLLAVQAGATQVRLGRIIFGERMA
- a CDS encoding PipX family protein; its protein translation is MSTETYLNHPTFGLLYRVCMVEENQELFTTLYAQRLFFLVTTSSEGLTFEPISRSDARLLVENRLRQLRRIGSSADIEKLQLIHKQTFL
- a CDS encoding transposase, translating into MFNLVYEFKLKPKAAQVAILEDWLEQCRRVYNYALAERKDWFKSRSCPINACSLQSEYIIPADTKRPTYASQCKGLTEARAKIPALNAVQVHVLQQTLKRLEQAFVSMWEQGHGFPRFRKAGTMRSFVFPQMGVNPIKGGAIKLPKIGWVKFRQSREIPDGATLKQVRIVRRASGWYTMLTLQWDVNVPDVMPHGEAIGIDVGISHFAAVSNGKLFPNPRPFKKLERKLKLLQRQCSRKVKGSINRRLAQVKVSKLHERIANTRKNYYWLLAHNLCDWAGMIFVEDLNLKGLARGFLGKHCLDAGWGQFFQVLEQCCRKRGVFFLKVDSKKTSQICPNCLVETGKKELSERVHSCEYCGYTTHRDVAAAQVVLVRGLAAVGHTVKMLCEGKFIGIPVTKESPSF
- a CDS encoding anthranilate synthase component I; the encoded protein is MSQMHDLQPWYWRSLPLEHRTGSQVFDRLFRHNGKIATLLESPYPTPVDQPQLARYSICAGMPRIQQGCAQMWTPPVGEILPFLRHLPCSQSKGDMSTEPENSLLPPHLPFTGGWLGWLGYDLAWEIEQLPRLKPDPLTFPVAFWYEPVAFAVLDHTQQTLWLAATNEAELDLLQQQLEQAHNLPTFNLQSSTFSFLSSQTDFEAAVIQAKKYIQAGDIFQANLSLRFEVATTANSWAIYCALQQINPSPFASYWQTPWGDVISCSPERLVELQGRQAQTRPIAGTRSRGATPDLDQQLAQELIANAKERAEHIMLVDLERNDLGRVCEWGSVAVNELFTIERYSHVMHLVSNITGTLRSDRDAVDLIRALFPGGTITGCPKVRAMEIIEELEPVRRSLFYGSCGYMDQRGNLDLNILIRTLLVRNPDSALNVEDKSLKIVSGQVGAGIVADSDPEKEWYESLHKAQAQIAALKILNF
- a CDS encoding CbiQ family ECF transporter T component → MDLLRSLPLGLYLEQPVTWLHHLDSRVKFIWLMSFLVAPLLANPYWRVALVALLILLTLSAAIPLRVWRQQMGWLLMLAFFVLIVTALAPDGYSIESQPRLPPSSLTFPQPTDYHYVLGKAGPFTVTRRSLDLAIRVSTLLFTVIYSSTLFLLTTAPEEITAGLESLMRPLRRMGVPVTEITLTLTLSLRFIPLVLEEVQNLVRSVYTRAINWKKLGIRKSLQVWLLVAERLLENLLLRAEQIASAMLVRGFTSPNEHRVQWHQLRLRWGDWLALLSLVVFWGLRVVWGGEI